The following coding sequences lie in one Lelliottia jeotgali genomic window:
- a CDS encoding Beta-hexosaminidase encodes MPWPAHVERPAKQGALILSDNISVSVSGDDLGDAANRLRQRIALQTGWTLQPQADKPEKPTITISIAKKVKPQPLPDSDESYTLTVDANGVNITANTRFGALRGMETLLQLIQNGAENTSIPWVSIDDSPRFPWRGLLLDSARHFVPLEDIKRQIDGMAAAKLNVLHWHLTDDQGWRFTSKRYPKLTQLASDGLFYTPEQMRDVVRYATARGIRVVPEIDMPGHASAIAVAYPELMSAPGPYEMERHWGVLKPVLDPTKEATYTFADAMVSELAAIFPDPYLHIGGDEVDDTQWKSNSAIQQFMRDNKLADSHALQAYFNRKLETILEKHHRQMVGWDEIYHPDLPKSILIQSWQGQDALGEVAKHGYKGILSTGFYLDQPQSTAYHYRNEIVPQGLNGMDIIADSDSAQSWTFTMPRLKGKPVEGSFTLVKGVSGWRGFIDFSGKSRRAVDNIEWRDDNQVSFTVDTWMGETRPVVNVSDDKLTGYFLVGNARYPITGARLNEVPEGIQPTVPDADQQANLLGGEAALWAENVIAPVLDIKLWPRAFAVAERLWSAQDVNDIDTMYTRLQAMDSWTTVSVGLQQHSQQQAQFTRLANNADTVPLQILAQAVEPAQYYTRQHLKFQAGNYHQFEPLNRYADALTAESATVRQMDKWVERLVSDAEDTESAEALRHVFTRWQNNTSDALALSESNYQLKAIKPVIQEVDKLASIGLRLTDLVARQGTLDDKEIASIQNELDNAAKIQDEVVIAAVYPLEKLLRATRNQ; translated from the coding sequence ATGCCCTGGCCCGCTCACGTTGAACGTCCTGCGAAGCAGGGCGCGCTGATCCTCAGCGATAACATCTCCGTCAGCGTTAGCGGTGACGATCTGGGTGATGCCGCAAACCGTTTGCGCCAGCGAATCGCGCTGCAAACCGGCTGGACGTTACAACCCCAGGCCGACAAACCCGAAAAGCCGACCATTACGATTTCTATCGCCAAAAAAGTGAAGCCGCAGCCGTTGCCGGACAGCGATGAAAGCTACACACTCACCGTGGATGCCAACGGCGTGAACATCACCGCCAACACGCGCTTCGGTGCGCTGCGCGGGATGGAAACCCTGCTCCAGCTGATTCAAAACGGTGCCGAAAACACCTCAATTCCGTGGGTGTCGATTGACGACTCCCCGCGCTTCCCGTGGCGCGGGCTACTGCTCGATTCGGCGCGCCATTTCGTCCCGCTGGAGGACATCAAACGCCAGATCGATGGCATGGCGGCGGCGAAGCTCAACGTCCTGCACTGGCATCTGACGGACGATCAGGGCTGGCGGTTTACCTCGAAGCGCTACCCTAAACTGACGCAGCTCGCCAGCGACGGGCTGTTCTACACCCCAGAACAAATGCGCGACGTGGTGCGCTACGCCACCGCGCGTGGTATTCGCGTGGTGCCGGAAATCGACATGCCGGGTCACGCGTCGGCGATTGCCGTGGCCTATCCGGAACTGATGAGCGCGCCGGGGCCGTATGAGATGGAGCGCCACTGGGGCGTGCTAAAACCGGTTCTTGATCCGACCAAAGAGGCGACTTACACCTTCGCCGACGCGATGGTCAGCGAACTGGCGGCGATCTTCCCCGATCCGTACCTGCACATCGGCGGGGATGAAGTTGACGATACCCAGTGGAAAAGCAACTCCGCCATCCAGCAGTTTATGCGCGACAACAAACTCGCCGACAGCCACGCGCTGCAGGCGTATTTCAACCGCAAACTGGAAACCATTCTTGAGAAACACCACCGGCAGATGGTCGGCTGGGACGAGATCTATCATCCGGACCTGCCGAAAAGCATTCTGATTCAGTCCTGGCAGGGTCAGGACGCCCTCGGCGAGGTGGCAAAACACGGGTATAAAGGCATTCTCTCTACCGGTTTTTACCTCGATCAGCCGCAGTCCACGGCCTATCACTACCGCAACGAGATCGTGCCTCAGGGTTTAAACGGCATGGACATCATTGCCGATTCTGACAGCGCCCAGAGCTGGACTTTCACCATGCCGCGCCTGAAAGGCAAACCGGTGGAGGGCAGTTTCACCCTGGTGAAAGGGGTTTCCGGCTGGCGTGGATTTATCGATTTCAGCGGCAAATCCCGTCGCGCGGTGGACAACATCGAATGGCGTGACGACAACCAGGTGAGCTTCACCGTCGACACCTGGATGGGCGAAACGCGCCCGGTGGTGAATGTGTCGGACGACAAACTCACCGGCTATTTCCTGGTGGGCAACGCCCGCTACCCGATTACTGGCGCGCGTCTCAATGAGGTGCCGGAAGGTATACAGCCGACGGTGCCGGATGCCGATCAGCAGGCTAATCTGCTCGGCGGCGAAGCGGCGCTGTGGGCGGAAAACGTGATTGCCCCGGTTCTGGATATCAAACTCTGGCCGCGTGCGTTTGCGGTGGCGGAGCGTCTGTGGTCGGCGCAGGATGTGAACGATATCGACACCATGTACACCCGTTTGCAGGCGATGGACAGCTGGACGACGGTGTCGGTCGGGCTTCAACAGCACAGCCAGCAGCAGGCGCAGTTCACCCGTCTGGCGAATAACGCCGATACGGTGCCGCTGCAGATCCTCGCTCAGGCCGTGGAGCCCGCGCAGTATTACACCCGTCAGCACCTGAAATTCCAGGCCGGGAATTATCATCAGTTTGAGCCGCTAAACCGCTACGCCGACGCACTGACCGCCGAGAGCGCCACGGTCCGTCAGATGGATAAGTGGGTCGAGCGGCTGGTAAGCGACGCAGAAGATACGGAAAGCGCGGAAGCCCTGCGCCACGTCTTCACCCGCTGGCAGAATAACACCAGCGACGCGCTGGCGCTGAGTGAAAGCAACTATCAGTTGAAAGCCATCAAACCGGTGATTCAGGAGGTGGACAAACTGGCGTCGATTGGCTTGCGTCTGACGGATCTGGTGGCGCGTCAGGGGACGCTGGATGATAAGGAGATCGCCTCGATTCAGAACGAGCTGGATAACGCAGCGAAGATTCAGGATGAGGTGGTGATTGCGGCGGTTTATCCACTGGAGAAGTTGCTTAGGGCGACGCGGAATCAATAA
- a CDS encoding Aspartate carbamoyltransferase produces the protein MNPLYQKHIISINDLSREELELVLDTAAKLKANPQPELLKHKVIASCFFEASTRTRLSFETSMHRLGASVVGFSDGSNTSLGKKGETLADTISVISTYVDAIVMRHPQEGAARLATEFSGGIPVLNAGDGANQHPTQTLLDLFTIQETQGRLENLHIAMVGDLKYGRTVHSLAQALAKFNGNRFYFIAPAALAMPQYILDMLDEKGIQWSQHASIEEVMGEVDILYMTRVQKERLDPSEYANVKAQFILRASDLEGARTNMKVLHPLPRIDEIATDVDKTPHAWYFQQAGNGIFARQALLALVLNREFAL, from the coding sequence ATGAATCCGCTTTATCAAAAACACATCATTTCCATCAATGACCTCAGCCGCGAAGAGCTGGAACTGGTTCTCGATACCGCGGCAAAACTGAAGGCCAACCCACAGCCCGAGCTGCTCAAGCACAAAGTGATTGCGAGCTGCTTCTTTGAAGCCTCCACCCGCACCCGTCTGTCGTTCGAGACCTCGATGCACCGCCTCGGCGCGAGCGTGGTCGGTTTCTCCGACGGCAGCAACACATCGCTCGGCAAAAAAGGCGAGACGCTGGCGGACACTATCTCCGTCATCAGCACCTACGTGGACGCGATTGTGATGCGCCACCCACAGGAAGGCGCCGCGCGTCTGGCGACCGAGTTCTCCGGCGGCATTCCAGTGCTGAACGCCGGTGACGGTGCGAACCAGCATCCGACACAGACCCTGCTGGATCTGTTCACCATCCAGGAGACTCAGGGTCGCCTGGAAAACCTGCACATCGCGATGGTCGGGGACCTGAAATATGGCCGCACCGTCCACTCTCTGGCCCAGGCGCTGGCGAAATTTAACGGCAACCGATTCTACTTTATCGCCCCGGCCGCGCTGGCGATGCCGCAGTACATTCTCGATATGCTCGACGAAAAAGGCATCCAGTGGAGCCAGCACGCCAGCATCGAAGAGGTGATGGGTGAAGTGGATATTCTGTACATGACCCGCGTGCAGAAAGAGCGTCTGGACCCGTCCGAGTACGCCAACGTCAAAGCCCAGTTCATCCTGCGCGCCAGTGACCTTGAAGGTGCGCGTACGAACATGAAAGTGCTGCACCCGCTGCCGCGCATCGACGAAATCGCCACCGACGTCGACAAAACGCCGCACGCCTGGTACTTCCAGCAGGCCGGGAACGGCATCTTCGCTCGCCAGGCGTTACTGGCACTGGTTCTGAATCGCGAATTCGCTCTGTAA
- a CDS encoding Trehalose operon transcriptional repressor translates to MHNRLTIKDIARLSGVGKSTVSRVLNNESGVSERTRERVEAVMNQHGFSPSRSARAMRGQSDKVVAIIVSRLDSLSENLAVQTMLPAFYEQGYDPIMMESQFSPLLVEEHLGMLQRRNIDGVVLFGFTGIKDETLKPWQSSLVLLARDASGFASVCYDDEGAILTLMQRLYEQGHRHISFLGVPHSDVTTGKRRHEAYLAFCKQHNLPAVASLPGLAMKQGYDQVASVLTPQTTALICATDTLALGASKYLQEQRIDTVQLASVGSTPLMKFLHPEIVTVDPGYAEAGRQAAVQLIEQINGRSEPRQIVIPAHLS, encoded by the coding sequence ATGCATAACCGCCTGACCATTAAAGACATCGCCCGTTTAAGCGGCGTAGGGAAATCCACCGTGTCGCGCGTACTGAACAACGAGAGTGGCGTCAGCGAACGCACGCGCGAACGCGTCGAGGCGGTCATGAATCAGCACGGTTTTTCCCCTTCCCGCTCCGCGCGTGCCATGCGCGGGCAGAGCGACAAAGTGGTCGCTATCATTGTCTCGCGTCTCGATTCCCTGTCGGAAAATCTGGCGGTGCAAACCATGTTGCCTGCGTTTTACGAACAGGGCTACGATCCGATCATGATGGAGAGCCAGTTCTCGCCTCTGCTGGTGGAAGAGCATCTTGGGATGCTGCAACGACGCAATATCGACGGCGTGGTGCTGTTTGGTTTTACCGGCATTAAGGATGAAACGCTGAAACCCTGGCAGTCCTCGCTAGTGCTGCTGGCGCGCGACGCCAGCGGGTTTGCCTCTGTTTGTTATGACGACGAAGGCGCGATCCTCACCCTGATGCAGCGTCTGTACGAGCAGGGCCATCGCCATATCAGCTTCCTCGGCGTGCCGCACAGTGACGTCACCACCGGTAAGCGTCGCCACGAAGCCTATCTCGCATTTTGCAAACAGCACAATCTTCCAGCGGTTGCCTCGCTGCCCGGTCTGGCAATGAAACAGGGCTACGATCAGGTGGCAAGCGTGTTGACCCCGCAAACCACCGCGCTGATTTGCGCGACCGATACCCTCGCGCTGGGAGCCAGCAAATATTTGCAGGAGCAGCGCATCGACACCGTCCAGCTCGCCAGCGTGGGCAGCACACCGCTGATGAAGTTCCTCCATCCTGAGATTGTCACCGTCGATCCGGGCTACGCTGAAGCGGGCCGCCAGGCGGCTGTGCAGCTTATTGAGCAGATAAACGGGCGCAGCGAACCCCGTCAGATCGTCATTCCAGCCCACCTCTCTTAA
- a CDS encoding cytoplasmic protein USSDB7A, with the protein MSTPAYLWLDDENGSPVVGSCLMPTRLGSIELKSFSHGVNIPVDPSWGKLTGTRVHRPITLVKEFDQTTPLLYRALCEGRTMKKATIRMYRILESGIESEYFNIILDNVKIITLSPYLAPNGMSSTHLETLELRYEAITWKYTEGNIIYRDSWNNRCCA; encoded by the coding sequence ATGTCTACTCCAGCTTATTTATGGCTTGATGATGAAAATGGCTCTCCGGTTGTTGGCAGTTGCTTAATGCCGACACGTTTAGGCTCAATCGAATTAAAGTCCTTTTCCCATGGTGTCAATATTCCGGTCGATCCGAGTTGGGGTAAACTCACTGGCACGCGTGTACACCGTCCGATCACGCTGGTAAAGGAATTCGACCAGACTACACCTCTTTTGTATCGGGCTTTGTGCGAAGGACGAACAATGAAGAAAGCTACGATCAGGATGTATCGCATCCTGGAATCAGGTATTGAGTCCGAGTATTTCAATATCATTCTGGATAACGTCAAAATCATCACTTTATCGCCGTACCTGGCGCCTAACGGCATGAGTAGTACGCATCTGGAAACGCTGGAATTACGCTATGAAGCGATCACCTGGAAGTACACTGAAGGGAATATTATCTATCGCGATTCATGGAATAATCGCTGCTGTGCCTGA
- a CDS encoding Mg(2+) transport ATPase, P-type — translation MLKNITQQLLAQLNRHLPRRLVQRDPLPNAKNLAGAAIPPTLTEHCLKAAAMDENEVWRAFGGHPEGLNAAEVEKTRAEHGDNQIPAQKPAPWFVHLWLCYRNPFNLLLTVLAIISYATEDLFAAGVIALMVAISTMLNFIQEARSTRAADALKAMVSNTATVQRVINEKGESAWLELPIDQLVVGDIIKLAAGDMIPADLRVVQARDLFVAQASLTGESLPVEKVARSRNPQQTNPLESDTLCFMGTTVVSGTAQAIVIATGGNTWFGQLAGRVSEQESEPNAFQKGIGRVSMLLIRFMMVMTPIVLLINGYTKGDWWEAALFALSVAVGLTPEMLPMIVTSTLARGAVKLSKQKVIVKHLDAIQNFGAMDILCTDKTGTLTQDKIVLENHTDVSGKVSERVLQTAWLNSHYQTGLKNLLDVAVLEGVDEDSARTLSTRWQKVDEIPFDFERRRMSVVVSEQADVHQLICKGALQEILNVSTQVRHNGEIVPLDDTMLRRIKRVTDSLNRQGLRVVAVASKFLPGREGDYHRVDESDLILEGYIAFLDPPKETTAPALKALKASGITVKILTGDSELVAAKVCHEVGLDAGEVVTGSDIETLSDDELAALAKTTTLFARLTPMHKERIVTLLRREGHVVGFMGDGINDAPALRAADIGISVDGAVDIAREAADIILLEKSLMVLEQGVIEGRRTFANMLKYIKMTASSNFGNVFSVLVASAFLPFLPMLPLHLLIQNLMYDVSQVAIPFDNVDDEQIQKPQRWNPSDLGRFMLFFGPISSIFDILTFCLMWFVFHANTPEHQTLFQSGWFVVGLLSQTLIVHMIRTRRIPFIQSRAAWPLIIMTGVVMVLGIALPFSPLASYLSLQALPLSYFPWLVAILAGYMVLTQMVKGFYSRRYGWQ, via the coding sequence ATGCTGAAAAATATCACCCAGCAGCTGCTCGCTCAGCTGAACCGCCACCTGCCGCGCCGTCTTGTCCAGCGCGATCCGCTGCCGAACGCCAAAAATCTGGCTGGGGCCGCTATTCCGCCCACGCTGACGGAACATTGCCTCAAAGCCGCCGCGATGGACGAAAACGAAGTCTGGCGCGCCTTCGGCGGTCACCCGGAAGGGTTGAACGCGGCGGAAGTGGAAAAAACACGCGCCGAGCACGGCGATAACCAAATCCCGGCGCAAAAACCGGCTCCGTGGTTTGTCCATCTCTGGCTCTGCTATCGCAACCCGTTCAACCTGCTGTTGACCGTTCTGGCGATTATTTCCTACGCCACCGAAGATCTGTTTGCCGCAGGCGTAATAGCCCTGATGGTAGCGATCTCCACCATGCTCAACTTCATTCAGGAAGCGCGTTCCACCCGTGCGGCGGACGCCCTGAAAGCGATGGTCAGCAATACTGCCACCGTCCAGCGCGTGATCAATGAGAAGGGCGAAAGCGCCTGGCTGGAACTGCCGATCGATCAGCTGGTGGTGGGCGACATTATCAAGCTGGCGGCGGGGGACATGATCCCGGCGGACCTGCGTGTGGTGCAGGCCCGCGATCTGTTCGTCGCCCAGGCGTCCCTGACCGGTGAATCCCTGCCGGTCGAGAAAGTGGCGCGTAGCCGCAACCCGCAGCAAACCAACCCGCTCGAAAGCGATACTCTGTGCTTCATGGGCACTACCGTGGTGAGCGGCACCGCGCAGGCGATCGTCATTGCCACCGGCGGCAACACCTGGTTTGGACAGCTGGCCGGGCGCGTCAGCGAGCAGGAAAGCGAGCCGAATGCGTTCCAGAAAGGCATCGGTCGCGTCAGCATGTTGCTGATCCGCTTCATGATGGTGATGACGCCTATCGTGCTGCTCATCAACGGCTACACCAAAGGCGACTGGTGGGAAGCGGCGCTGTTTGCCCTCTCCGTGGCGGTCGGTTTAACGCCGGAAATGCTGCCGATGATTGTCACCTCCACGCTGGCTCGCGGGGCGGTGAAGCTTTCTAAACAGAAAGTGATTGTGAAACACCTCGACGCCATTCAGAACTTTGGCGCGATGGATATTCTTTGCACCGATAAAACCGGCACCCTGACGCAGGATAAAATTGTGCTGGAGAATCATACGGATGTCTCTGGCAAAGTCAGCGAACGCGTGCTGCAAACCGCGTGGCTGAACAGCCACTACCAGACCGGGCTGAAAAACCTGCTGGACGTCGCAGTGCTGGAAGGGGTAGACGAAGATTCTGCGCGCACGCTCTCAACGCGCTGGCAAAAAGTGGATGAGATCCCGTTCGACTTCGAGCGTCGCCGCATGTCGGTGGTGGTCAGCGAGCAAGCGGATGTCCATCAGCTGATCTGCAAAGGGGCGCTGCAGGAGATCCTCAATGTCTCTACCCAGGTGCGTCATAACGGTGAAATCGTGCCGCTCGATGACACCATGCTGCGTCGCATTAAACGCGTGACCGACAGCCTGAACCGTCAGGGGCTGCGCGTGGTGGCGGTCGCCAGCAAATTCTTGCCGGGCCGCGAAGGGGATTATCATCGTGTCGATGAGTCGGATCTGATCCTCGAAGGTTACATCGCCTTCCTCGATCCACCGAAAGAGACCACAGCACCGGCGCTGAAGGCGCTGAAAGCCTCCGGTATCACCGTTAAAATCCTTACCGGCGACAGCGAGCTGGTAGCAGCGAAAGTGTGTCACGAAGTGGGGCTGGATGCGGGTGAGGTGGTAACGGGCAGCGATATCGAAACGCTTTCCGACGACGAACTGGCTGCGCTTGCCAAAACTACTACCCTGTTCGCACGCCTGACGCCAATGCATAAAGAACGCATCGTCACCCTGCTGCGCCGCGAAGGGCACGTGGTCGGCTTTATGGGCGATGGTATCAACGATGCACCTGCGCTGCGCGCGGCGGATATCGGGATTTCCGTTGACGGGGCGGTCGATATTGCCCGTGAAGCGGCCGATATCATCCTGCTGGAAAAGAGCCTGATGGTGCTGGAGCAGGGCGTGATCGAAGGACGTCGCACCTTCGCCAACATGCTGAAATACATCAAAATGACCGCCAGCTCTAACTTCGGTAACGTCTTCAGCGTACTGGTGGCGAGCGCCTTCCTGCCGTTCCTGCCGATGCTGCCGCTGCACCTGCTGATTCAGAACCTGATGTACGATGTCTCTCAGGTGGCGATCCCGTTTGATAACGTTGATGACGAGCAGATCCAAAAACCGCAGCGCTGGAACCCGTCGGATCTCGGTCGCTTCATGCTGTTCTTTGGCCCAATCAGCTCTATCTTCGACATTCTTACCTTCTGCCTGATGTGGTTCGTGTTCCACGCTAACACGCCAGAACATCAAACCCTGTTCCAGTCCGGCTGGTTCGTGGTCGGGCTGCTGTCGCAAACGCTGATTGTGCATATGATCCGTACGCGCCGCATTCCGTTCATCCAGAGCCGCGCCGCCTGGCCGCTGATTATTATGACCGGCGTCGTCATGGTACTGGGTATCGCGCTGCCGTTCTCACCGCTGGCGAGCTATCTCAGCCTGCAGGCGCTGCCGCTGAGCTACTTCCCTTGGCTGGTGGCGATTCTGGCGGGCTATATGGTTCTGACCCAAATGGTGAAAGGGTTCTACAGCCGTCGGTACGGTTGGCAGTAA
- a CDS encoding Aspartate carbamoyltransferase regulatory chain (PyrI) gives MTHDNKLQVEAIKRGTVIDHIPAMVGFKLLTLFKLTETDQRITIGLNLPSGEMGRKDLIKIENTFLTDEQVNQLSLYAPDATVNRIDDYEVVGKSRPNLPERIEHVLVCPNSNCISHAEPVSSSFAVKKRANDIALKCKYCEKEFSHYVVLAN, from the coding sequence ATGACACATGATAATAAACTCCAGGTTGAAGCCATCAAACGTGGCACCGTGATTGACCATATCCCGGCGATGGTGGGCTTTAAGCTGCTGACGCTGTTCAAGCTGACCGAAACCGACCAGCGCATCACTATCGGCCTGAACCTGCCGTCCGGCGAGATGGGCCGCAAAGACCTGATCAAAATCGAGAACACCTTCCTGACCGACGAGCAGGTGAACCAGCTGTCCCTGTACGCGCCGGACGCGACGGTGAATCGCATCGACGATTACGAAGTGGTGGGCAAATCGCGCCCGAACTTACCGGAACGCATTGAGCACGTACTGGTCTGCCCGAACAGCAACTGCATCAGTCATGCTGAGCCGGTTTCGTCCAGTTTTGCAGTGAAAAAACGGGCGAATGACATCGCACTCAAATGCAAATACTGCGAAAAAGAGTTTTCTCATTATGTGGTGCTGGCCAACTAA
- a CDS encoding PTS system, trehalose-specific IIB component — MVKGCFTNAGQFQVVIGTEVGDYYQALLATTGHSTADKEQAKKAARQNMKWHEQLISHFAEIFFPLLPALISGGLILGFRNVIGDVPMSDGKTLAQMYPALQSIYDFLWLIGEAIFFYLPVGICWSAVRKMGGTPILGIVLGVTLVSPQLMNAYLLGQQVPEVWNFGLFTIAKVGYQAQVIPALLAGLALGFIETRLKRIVPDYLYLVVVPVCSLILAVFLAHAFIGPFGRMIGDGVAFAVRHLMTGSFAPIGAALFGFLYAPLVITGVHQTTLAIDMQMIQSLGGTPVWPIIALSNIAQASAVTGIILVSRKHNEREISVPAAISAYLGVTEPAMYGINLKYRFPMLCAMIGSGLAGLLCGLNGVMANGIGVGGLPGILSIQPTYWQVFALAMAVAIIVPMALTTVIYQRKFRQGTLQIV; from the coding sequence ATGGTCAAAGGTTGCTTCACCAACGCCGGGCAGTTCCAGGTGGTGATTGGTACCGAAGTGGGCGATTACTATCAGGCCCTGCTGGCGACAACCGGGCATTCGACGGCGGACAAAGAGCAGGCCAAGAAAGCGGCGCGCCAGAATATGAAATGGCACGAGCAGCTGATCTCCCACTTCGCGGAGATCTTCTTCCCGCTGCTGCCGGCGCTGATAAGCGGAGGCTTAATCCTCGGCTTCCGCAACGTGATCGGCGACGTGCCGATGAGCGATGGCAAGACTCTGGCGCAGATGTATCCGGCGCTGCAAAGCATCTATGACTTCCTGTGGCTGATTGGCGAGGCGATCTTCTTCTATCTGCCGGTCGGGATCTGCTGGTCGGCGGTGCGCAAAATGGGCGGGACGCCGATTCTGGGTATCGTGCTCGGCGTGACGCTGGTCTCTCCGCAGTTAATGAACGCTTACTTACTTGGGCAGCAGGTGCCAGAAGTGTGGAACTTCGGCCTGTTTACTATCGCTAAAGTGGGTTATCAGGCGCAGGTTATCCCCGCTCTGCTGGCCGGTCTGGCGCTGGGCTTTATTGAGACCCGCCTGAAACGTATCGTGCCGGATTACCTCTATCTGGTGGTGGTTCCGGTCTGTTCGTTGATTCTGGCTGTGTTCCTCGCCCACGCCTTTATCGGCCCGTTTGGCCGCATGATTGGCGACGGCGTGGCCTTCGCGGTCCGTCACCTGATGACCGGCAGCTTCGCTCCGATTGGCGCCGCGCTGTTTGGCTTCCTCTATGCGCCGCTGGTGATTACCGGCGTGCATCAGACCACGCTGGCCATCGACATGCAGATGATTCAGAGCCTCGGCGGCACGCCGGTCTGGCCGATTATCGCCCTGTCGAACATTGCGCAGGCCTCTGCTGTCACCGGCATTATCCTGGTCAGCCGCAAACACAACGAGCGTGAAATTTCCGTTCCGGCGGCGATCTCCGCCTACCTCGGCGTCACCGAACCGGCGATGTACGGCATCAACCTGAAATACCGCTTCCCGATGCTGTGCGCGATGATCGGTTCGGGGCTGGCAGGGCTGCTGTGTGGTCTGAACGGCGTGATGGCGAACGGCATCGGCGTGGGTGGCCTGCCGGGCATCCTCTCGATTCAGCCGACCTACTGGCAGGTGTTTGCTCTGGCGATGGCGGTGGCGATTATCGTCCCGATGGCGCTGACGACCGTTATCTATCAGCGCAAGTTCCGTCAGGGCACGCTGCAGATTGTTTAA
- a CDS encoding Arginine pathway regulatory protein ArgR, repressor of arg regulon, which yields MMEYGEYSPKEQLQLAVCQSLISENSYLSQEEIRRDLQERGFDSISQSSVSRLLKLLGVIKIRNAKGQKIYSMNPQLRPAPDAARSISEMVVSVEHNSEFILIHTVAGYGRAVARILDYHQLPEILGVVAGSSIVWVAPRVVKRTALVHKQINYLLRTH from the coding sequence ATGATGGAATATGGAGAATACTCCCCAAAAGAACAACTTCAGCTCGCGGTATGCCAGAGCCTGATTAGCGAAAATAGCTACCTTTCCCAGGAAGAAATCCGCCGAGACCTGCAGGAACGCGGGTTTGACAGCATCAGCCAGTCAAGCGTCTCCCGGCTGCTGAAATTGCTGGGTGTCATAAAAATTCGAAATGCCAAAGGACAAAAGATTTATTCGATGAATCCGCAGTTACGCCCCGCCCCCGACGCGGCCCGTTCGATCTCCGAAATGGTGGTCAGCGTGGAGCACAACAGCGAATTTATCCTTATCCATACCGTCGCCGGATATGGCCGCGCCGTGGCGCGAATTCTGGATTATCACCAGTTACCGGAAATTTTAGGTGTGGTGGCCGGAAGCAGTATTGTCTGGGTCGCGCCCCGTGTGGTGAAGCGCACGGCGCTGGTTCACAAGCAAATTAATTATTTACTCAGAACGCATTAA